A window of the Ipomoea triloba cultivar NCNSP0323 chromosome 14, ASM357664v1 genome harbors these coding sequences:
- the LOC116003532 gene encoding ribose-phosphate pyrophosphokinase 4, giving the protein MSLKTPSPALRLSRTRTGISNCVLLRSAKSPIRCDFSSFEQQQSRRWTVDCVPGSDPIHIILKPPPTNSIPMASTAALESALKSSKKVCLFYCAEMKDLAERIAAQSDAIELRSITWRTFEDGFPNLFISNAPGIRGQHVAFLASFSSPGVIFEQLSVIYALPKLFVSSFTLVLPFFPTGTSERMEDEGDVATAFTLARILSNIPISRGGPTSLVTFDIHALQERFYFGDNILPCFESGIPLLLNRLQQLPDSDNISIAFPDDGAWKRFHKQLQHFPTIVCAKVREGEQRIVRLKEGEPKGRHVVIVDDLVQSGGTLIECQKVLAKHGAQKISAYVTHGIFPNKSWQRFEHDKGGNPGNGMAYFWITDSCPSTVRAVKGKQPFEVLSLAASIAADLQI; this is encoded by the exons ATGTCACTCAAAACGCCCTCACCGGCCCTCCGATTATCCCGCACCCGAACCGGAATTTCCAATTGTGTCCTTCTCCGATCCGCCAAGTCTCCAATTCGCTGCGACTTCAGTAGCTTCGAGCAGCAGCAGAGTCGGAGGTGGACCGTTGATTGCGTGCCCGGCAGCGACCCCATTCACATTATCCTGAAACCGCCTCCAACCAATTCGATCCCAATGGCTTCCACCGCCGCGTTGGAATCGGCTCTGAAGAGCTCCAAGAAGGTGTGCCTCTTCTACTGTGCGGAAATGAAGGATCTCGCTGAGCGAATCGCGGCTCAATCTGATGCCATTGAGCTTCGTAGCATCACTTGGAG GACATTTGAGGATGGATTTCCCAACTTATTCATATCTAACGCTCCTGGTATTCGAGGACAGCATGTAGCATTTCTTGCTTCATTTAGCTCCCCAGGAGTCATATTTGAGCAATTATCTGTTATATATGCATTGCCAAAGCTCTTTGTCTCCTCATTCACCCTTGTCCTTCCGTTTTTCCCAACGGGTACATCTGAACGTATGGAGGATGAAGGCGATGTTGCTACAGCCTTTACTCTTGCTAGGATCTTGTCAAATATTCCAATTTCTAGAGGGGGGCCAACTAGTTTAGTAACTTTTGACATACATGCCTTGCAG GAAAGGTTCTACTTTGGTGACAATATATTACCATGCTTTGAAAGTGGAATTCCTTTACTCCTAAACAGGCTTCAACAGCTCCCTGATTCTGACAAT ATATCTATAGCATTTCCTGATGATGGTGCATGGAAACGCTTTCATAAGCAGCTGCAGCATTTCCCCACG ATTGTTTGTGCCAAAGTGAGGGAAGGTGAACAGAGAATTGTTCGTTTGAAGGAGGGAGAACCTAAGGGACGTCATGTTGTGATAGTGGATGATCTTGTGCAATCTGGTGGCACCTTAATAGAATGTCAG AAAGTGTTGGCCAAACATGGAGCACAAAAGATAAGTGCCTATGTGACCCATGGAATTTTTCCGAACAAGTCATGGCAGCGTTTTGAACACGACAAAGGAg GTAATCCTGGGAATGGGATGGCATACTTTTGGATAACAGACTCGTGCCCATCAACAGTAAGGGCGGTTAAGGGTAAACAACCATTCGAAGTTCTTAGCCTTGCAGCTTCTATAGCTGCTGACCTTCAGATTTAG
- the LOC116004168 gene encoding ribosome maturation protein SBDS-like, with the protein MSKTLVQPIGQKRLTNVAVVRLKKHGNRFEIACYKNKVLSWRSGVEKDIDEVLQSHTVYSNVSKGVLAKSKDLLAAFGTDDQTKICLEILEKGELQVAVKERESQFSSQFRDIATIVMQKTVNPETQRPYTISMIERLMHEIHFAVDRHSSSKKQSLEVIRELQKHYPIKRAPMRLRLTIPGEQNFSILEKLKEWNAGVISRDEVGSQLSIICEMEPNLFRDCDALIRNLQGRMEMLAVNVHVEGDTFVDQYDGHEDESSSLTGKMQNHTISSENEYLRGEIKQNRAAKSGSSEGEAKLNKCSTCNAVVGDSKEFREHFKSDWHKHNLRRKTRQLPPLTAEECMADMELGDSKADLKEYSF; encoded by the exons ATGTCGAAGACGCTGGTGCAGCCGATAGGGCAAAAACGGCTGACGAACGTCGCCGTCGTTCGCCTCAAAAAGCATGGAAATCGTTTCGAGATTGCGTGCTACAAGAACAAAGTCCTCTCTTGGCGCTCCGGCGT GGAGAAAGACATTGACGAAGTCTTACAGTCACATACTGTGTATTCCAATGTCTCCAAGGGAGTTCTCGCCAAGTCAAAAGATTTGCTTGCGGCATTCGGGACAGATGATCAGACCAAAATTTGTTTGGAg ATTTTGGAAAAAGGAGAGCTACAAGTTGCAGTGAAGGAGAGGGAGTCACAATTTTCAAGTCAGTTCAGGGATATTGCTACAATAGTCATGCAGAAAACAGTCAACCCAGAAACTCAGCGGCCATATACCATAAGCATGATAGAACGCCTAATGCATGAAATCCATTTTGCTGTTGATCGACATAGTAGCTCAAAAAAACAG TCACTGGAGGTCATCCGTGAGCTTCAAAAGCACTATCCTATTAAACGGGCCCCAATGAGGTTACGCTTAACCATACCAGGAGAACAAAATTTTTCCATACTGGAGAAGCTTAAGGAGTGGAATGCTGGTGTGATTTCAAGAGATGAAGTTGGAAGCCAACTTTCTATT ATTTGTGAGATGGAACCAAATCTTTTTCGGGATTGCGATGCCTTGATAAGGAATTTGCAGGGAAGAATGGAAATGCTTGCAGTTAATGTGCATGTAGAAGGCGATACTTTTGTCGATCAGTATGATGGTCATGAGGATGAATCATCAAGTTTGACGGGAAAAATgcaaaatcatacaatctcttCTGAAAATGAATATCTCAGGGGAGAGATAAAGCAGAACAGGGCAGCAAAAAGTGGGAGTTCAGAAGGAGAAGCCAAACTAAACAAGTGCAGTACATGCAATGCAGTTGTGGGAGATTCCAAGGAGTTCAGAGAACACTTCAAGAGTGACTGGCATAAACATAATCTTAGGCGAAAAACTAGGCAACTTCCTCCTCTTACTGCAGAAGAGTGTATGGCTGACATGGAACTTGGGGACTCAAAGGCTGATCTGAAGGAATACTCCTTTTGA